In Macaca fascicularis isolate 582-1 chromosome 12, T2T-MFA8v1.1, the genomic stretch gggtcttggggccagatccttcatgaatggcttggtggcCTCCTACAGTAACAAGTGGGTTCTCGTGCTGGTAGCTCATGGAgggctggttgtttaaaagggcCTGGCACTTCCCGCCCTTTTGTTTGCTCTCACCACGTGATgcgcctgctcctgctttgccttccaccatgaataaGCCCTCCcagaggtctccccagaagcctCGATGATGACACACAGGctcccatgttggccagctggtctgcCACTCTGTGAGGCCTCAGTGGTGCTGGCAGAGGCCCTGAGGGTGAGAAAGAAAAACTCATACCTGGACTTTATGTCAATCCCTGACAGGATGAAATGTGTTTTACCTTCTCCCGGTGGAAGAGATCTGATGCCATCAACTTCCATCCAATGGGTGGTTGGTCTtctctgtgtttcccaggcttaGCACTGTGCCAGGGGCTCAGTGCCAGTCCCACAGGCAGGGCAGACAGGCAGCAGAAGGAGCTGGAGCCACTTTGGTGAGAGGGAACCCCTGCTTCTCCCCCGGGCAAAGCCCCCATTTTCTGTCTTGGATATTCTGTTTGCAAGCCCATTGCTCAGGAACTGGAGTGGCCAAGGACAGGCCCCCGTTGGCTGAGCCATCATGTTAACTTGGTAGATTGTACCTCTGTTGGCACACATTGCACCCTCTCCCATAGGTCCATTCTTTTCTCCAGGCTTTCTTTTCCAGATCTTTCAATCCTGCTCTTCCAAACCCTGGCCATGCAGCTAGGCTACTGGCCACACACAGCCTTCCTCAAGAGCCTCAGGGAGCTGCTCTGTGACTCTCCAGGTGGGACTTGCCTGAGGCTCCTGGTGGCTTCACTGTCCACCGTGAGATCTTCCAGGTCATAGGGCCCAAACTGCAAGGTTACTTTTACTGCAGCCTAGAGCTGCTGCAGACTCCTTTCTAGCACTGGGCCCAGTGCTAGAAAGCTACTAGCCTCTGGCAGCGTTTGCCAAGTAGGTCCTAGAAGCCTGCCCAAGTGTGACCTGTGCTGCCTTCAAAGCCCAAATCGATTCACCAAGCATTGTGTTCCTTTCTCAGGGGAAGGGGAGCAGACAGCACAGTCACGGCATTGGTTACTCCAGAGGGAATATCCCAACAAGCACTGGAGCCCTGGGGTGCAACTGCACTGACGTGGCCACCCCTGGCTCTATGTGGGGTTTATCTCCTCACCTTCTAGGGGGCCTTTTCCAATGCATCCAGAGTACTTCCTGCTTCTTACTAGCAAGTCTGATGAACACAGAGTTATCAAGATCGTGGGCCAATGTGATACTCTGCAGAACGTGCAAATACTCCACATGTTCTAGACTCCCTCATGACAGAACAGAACCAACTCAGCCTGGGGAAGGCCTGTGTCTGTGCACTGAGATCTGTCCCTTGTGCAGTATGCTGCCTCTGACAACCTTCCCTGATGTTAGAGAAAGGATGTGTTTGCTGAGGCAGTGGCTTCAAGCCACGAATGCGAGACCGTGTTCATCTGACCCAGTGAAGGCATCCCACCCAGCAGGACAGCTAGCACTGGGCTCCCGCTTGGTTAAATTGGTAGTGGCTGGATCCAGTCCAGACAGGGGCGAGCTTAGGACGTTGAATGGGGATTGGTTAGGGTCTCCGTGCCTGCATCCCTCAAGGCTTTGAAGGGGGAGCTAATCCCTGGTGTTCCCCTGAGATGTGATGCTGTTGTCGAATCACTGACTTAGCAGGAGATCCACCGGGCCAGGGGCGCCCACTTGGCCTTTCCTACGATAGCTCTTATCCCACAGCCCTGGGAACCTCAGCTAGAGTCcggctagctactcaggaagtcaTACCACGGCTGCTTTCCAGAACTGGAGGAAAGTCCAGTATCGGTCCAGGCACCCAGAGAACACGGGCCAGGACGCTGCCTCAGGGCACTGCAGGGGTTCCCTGCCCCACAAACCCTGCTCATGGCGGGGGAGGGAAGCACATGGGAGCCGCGTGTTCTCTGTCTCCATGGGATGCATGTTCTCTCTCTCCGTCGGCTGTGTATTCTCTCTCTCCGTGGGCCGCATGTTCTCTCTCCATGGGATGCATGTTCTCCCTCTCCATGGGCCACGTGTTCTTCCTCTCCATGGTATGTGTGTTCTCCCTCTCCATGGGATGTGTGTTCTCCCTCTCCATGGGATGTGTGTTCTCCCTCTCCATGGGATGCGTGTTCTCCCTCTCCATGGTATGTGTGTTCTCCCTCTCCATGGGATGCGTGTTCTCCCTCTCCATGGGATGCATGTTCTCCCTCTCCGTGGGACATGTGCTCTCCCTCTCCATGGGATGCATGTTCTCTCTCTCGGTGGGATGCATGTTCTCCCTCCCCATGGGATGCGTGTTCTCTCTCTCCGTGGGATGCGTGTTCTCTCTCTCCATGGGATGCGTGTTCTCTCTCTCCATGGGATGCGTGTTCTCCCTCTCCATGGGATGTGTGTTCTCCCTCTCCATGGGATGCGTGTTCTCCCTCTCCATGGGATGTGTGTTCTCCCTCTCCATGGGATGCGTGTTCTCCCTCTCCATGGTATGTGTGTTCTCCCTCTCCATGGGATGCGTGTTCTCTCTCTCCATGGGATGCGTGTTCTCCCTCTCCGTGGGACATGTGCTCTCCCTCTCCATGGGATGCATGTTCTCTCTCTCGGTGGGATGCATGTTCTCCCTCCCCATGGGATGCGTGTTCTCTCTCTCCGTGGGATGCGTGTTCTCTCTCTCCATGGGATGCGTGTTCTCTCTCTCCATGGGATGCGTGTTCTCCCTCTCCGTGGGACATGTGCTCTCCCTCTCCATGGGATGCATGTTCTCTCTCTCGGTGGGATGCGTGTTCTCTCTCTCCGTGGGATGCGTGTTCTCTCTCTCCGTGGGATGCGTGTTCTCTCTCTCCGTGGGATGCGTGTTCTCCCTCTCCATGGTATGTGTGTTCTCCCTCTCCATGGGATGCATGTTCTCTCTCTCCATGGGATGCGTGTTCTCCCTCTCCGTGGGACATGTGCTCTCCCTCTCCGTGGGATGCATGTTCTCTCTCTCGGTGGGATGCATGTTCTCCCTCCCCATGGGATGCGTGTTCTCTCTCTCCGTGGGATGCGTGTTCTCTCTCTCCATGGGATgcgtgttctctctctctgtgggaTGCGTGTTCTCTCTCTCCATGGGATGTGTGTTCTCTCGCTCCATGGGATGCATGTTCTCTCTCTCCGTGGGATGCATGTTCTCCCTCTCGGTGGGACATGTGCTCTCCCTCTCCATGGGATGTGTCTCTCCATAGGACGCGTGTTCTCTCTCTCCGTGGGATACATATTCTCCCTCTCCAGTGGACttgtgctctccctctccttcaaTCTCTAGGTTCTGGGTCTGCGATTTGACTTGAATCTGAGCAAGGGGTTGTGACTGTCCTCAGGGCACTGACCTCTGTGGCCTCTCCTGCATCCTTGATCACATTTTCTGATGTGTGTTAGGCAGAACATTGGTTGCCCCCGGGAGCACCCTGTCCCTGAGCTGATGCCCGGGGGGTTCTGTCTCTGAGGGTTGGGTTCCTTCCATGCCCCCATCCCCCACTCCCTGTTCAATGTGGGAATTCGGGCTGTGACCACCATTAGGCCCTTTCTCTCCTGGACGCTTCCTCCGGGAGGATGCTAGGGAGCCAGCCTTGTCCCCCAGCTGCCCTGGCCCCGCCTGCAGAGGACAGCTGCCCCGGAGCTTGCGGTGATGCTGGGGCCCCTCGAAGAGCACCGCAGGCCACCTTGTAGCCGACCTGCTGAAAAATAAACTCCTGGACGTCCAGCAACAGAGTGGGGCATGAGGGAAGCAGAAAGCGCTGTGGCTGCCGAGgtcagggcaggagggaaggCCAGGACACAGCACTGGATAGGGTGGAAGAGAGGAGTGTGACTGTGTCAGCCGCCACCCACTCAGAAATCCACCCAGTTTGCTGGTTGAAAAACAGAGCTCATTAGATTATATTTAAGCACACATATTGCTGAATCCCTGTCAATGGAGCTGCAAACCTCCGAGGAACCTGGGACAGGCCCTGCCTCCCCCGTCTGGGGCTTGCTGTGCTTGGGAATGGAGGGGCTGAGCTGGGCAGCCCACACCTGTCCCCATCACTGCAGAGACCCAGGGGCTCTGCCCTCCTGCAGCCCAACGGTCTGGTGAGCTGAGGTTCTGGGGTCCCCACCCCAGCAGGGCCTCAGGGGCTTCCCTCTGCTCAGGCGAGAGTCCACTTTGTTCCATTAACCTCCTGGCTTGTGTTTCAGGAGGGACATGGAGCCTGGCCTTGGGGACAGGGGCAGAGCCTCAGAGCACGTGGATGAGGAGGGCCCTAAAGCACCTCCACCaggggagcagggggaggccCGAGGCCTGCCCTGCGGCCCCCAGTGTAGCCCCGAAGAGGAACTCCCTGCCATGGGAATGAGGAGCTCGGTAGCTGAAGACCAAGCCCTGTCCCACCCTGTGCAGGGCCCGGCACAGCCTGGAAAGACACGTAAGTGACGCCTGACCCATGCTCTGAGACTGGGGCCATTTCCCTCCCTGATGGCTGCTGACTCTGCAGGGACTGAGCGGTCAGCCCCAACTCCAGGTCACTCACCACCTCACACCGATGCGTCCCAGCCGCCGCCATGCCCTACTCCTTCCAGCACAGGGGTCCTCACCCTGAGGGAGAGGCCCCATCCCTGCCCCACGGAGCTGACCTTAAGGGTCCGTGGCACCCGATCCCACGATGTCTCACATGGCCAACAGGCCAGCCTGCTGTCCTGGAGGAAATGCAAGGCTCAGACACCAGCGAGCCAGGTGGTCAAAGGGGCTCCCGAGGTGGGCGTTGGGCCTGAGGCCGACAGCAGGAGGAGGGTTGGGGTGGAGGAATGGTGGTGACAGCCAAGACTGAAGGGGCTGAGACCCTCAGATGAGCAGGAGCAAGGCTGGGAGGGGCTCATGgagaggccagaggaggccccGGCTGGGCCCAGGGGCAGAAGGGACTGTGCACCTGGGAGCCGGCAGGGACCTGCCCGGGGCCTGGTGGGGCTGGAGAAGAGTGGGCGTGATTCCACCCCTTGAGTTTGGGAGGAAACTTTCCAGGGCTAGGCCTGAGGTGAGGGTCTGGGGCAGCCCCAAGACGGCCCCAGTCTCTGCCTGGCTCACTGGGGGTGCTGGGGCTGATCCCAAGATGGGACTTGGAAGGGTGGGGTGGATGGCTGGACCCGAGGGCTGGGAGTTGGGTCTGAGGGACCCAGGGCTGGGACCTCTGTGGCCCCCAGCCCTTCCGTGTTGCCTGGTGTCTGGGGCCCTGTGTACAGGTGGTATAGGATTGAGGTGGGGGTGCCAGCGAGGTGAGGGCTGCCCACAGGGTCCACAGGGCCCATAGGACATGAGCGAGGGCTCTGTCCAACCAGCTCAGCCTGGGTGTCCACCCCTTGCTCTGCAGGCCTCAGGAGCAAAGACGGAGGAGCAGAGGCTGCCAGAGAAGGAGTCCGGCTCCTCGGAGACAGAGAAGCAGAAGTCATGGCCACCAGAGAAAGAGGAGTGGAGGTTGCCAAAGAAGGGGGCCAGCTCCTCAGAGACGGAGGATTGGAGGTTGTGGCctccagagaaggaggaggggaggtcGTGGCTGCCAGAGAAGGGGGCTGgctcttcagagacagaggagtGGAGGCTGGGActgatagagaaagaaaaggggaggcTGTGGCCAccaaaggaggaggagagaccaTGGCAGCCAGAGAAGGAGAAGTGGAGGCCATGgcagccagagaaggaggagcGGAGGCCATGGCCACCAGAGAAGGAGGAGCGGAGGCCGTGGCAGCCAGAGAAAGAGGAGCGGAGGCCATGGCAGCCAGAGCAGGAGGAGCGGAGGCCATGgcagccagagaaggaggagcGGAGGCCATGgcagccagagaaggaggagcGGAGGCCGTGgcagccagagaaggaggagcGGAGGCCGTGGCCAccaaaggaggaggagagaccaTGGCAGCTAGAGAAGGAGGAGCAGAGGCCGTGGCCaccagagaaagaggaggagaggccGTGGCCACcaaagaaggaagaggggaggccgtggcagccagagaaggaggagcGGAGGCCATGGCCgccagagaagaaggaagagagaccatggcagccagagaaggaggaggagagaccatggcagccagagaaggaggagcagAGGCTGTGGCCaccagagaaagaggaggagaggtcATGGCCaccaaagaaggaagagaggaggccGTGacagccagagaaggaggagcTGAGGACATGGCCACCAGAGAAGGAGCAGCAGAGACCATGTcagccagagaaggaggagcGGAGGCCATGGCcaccagagaaggaggaggaaagaccACGgcagccagagaaggaggagcaaaggctgTGGCCaccagagaaagaggaggagaggccATGGCcaccagagaagggagaggggaggccgtggcagccagagaaggaggagcGAAGGCCGTGgcagccagagaaggaggagtAGAGACCATGgcagccagagaaggaggaggagagactatggcagccagagaaggaggagcagAGGCTGTGGCcatgagagaaagaggaggagaggtcATGGCCaccaaagaaggaagagaggaggccgtggcagccagagaaggaggagcTGAGGACATGGCCACCAGAGAAGGAGCAGCAGAGACCATGTcagccagagaaggaggagcGGAGGCCGTGgcagccagagaaggaggagcagAGACCATAGTAgccagagaaagagaagcagaggcCGTGGCCAccagaggaggaagagcagaggcCGTGGCCaccagagaaagaggaggagaggccATGGCcaccagagaagggagaggggaggccgtggcagccagagaaggaggagtGGAGGCCATGGCCACCAGAGAAGGAGGAGCGGAGACCATGGCcaccagagaaggaggaggagagaccatagcagccagagaaggaggagtAAAGGCCGTGGCAgccagagaaagaggaggagagtcCGTGGCcactagagaaggaagaggggaggcTGTGGCAGCTAGAGAAGGAGGAGTGGAGGCCATAGCCAccaaagaaggaggaggagaggccatggcagccagagaaggaggagtAGAGACCACGgcagccagagaaggaggagcGGAGGCCATGGCCaccagagaaagaggaggagaggccGTGGCCACCAGAGAATGGGGCTGGCTCCTCAGAGACAGAGAAGTGGAGGCCATGACTGCCAAAGAAAATGAAGGGGATGCCATGGCCTCCAGAGAGGGAGGAGTGGAGGCCATAGCCACCAGAGAAGGAGGAGCGGAGACCATGGCcaccagagaaggaggaggagagaccatagcagccagagaaggaggagtAAAGGCCGTGGCAgccagagaaagaggaggagagtcCGTGGCcactagagaaggaagaggggaggcTGTGGCAGCTAGAGAAGGAGGAGTGGAGGCCATAGCCAccaaagaaggaggaggagaggccatggcagccagagaaggaggaataGAGACCATGgcagccagagaaggaggagcagAGGCCATGGCCaccagagaagaaggaagagagaccatgacagccagagaaggaggaggagagaccatggcagccagagaaggaggagcagAGGCTGTGGCCaccagagaaagaggaggagaggtcATGGCCaccaaagaaggaagagaggaggccGTGacagccagagaaggaggagcTGAGGACATGGCCACCAGAGAAGGAGCAGCAGAGACCATGTcagccagagaaggaggagcGGAGGCCATGGCcaccagagaaggaggaggaaagaccACGgcagccagagaaggaggagcGGAGGCCATGGCcaccagagaaggaggaggaaagaccACGgcagccagagaaggaggagcaaaggctgTGGCCaccagagaaagaggaggagaggccATGGCCAccagagaaggaagaggggaggccgtggcagccagagaaggaggagtAGAGACCATGgcagccagagaaggaggaggagagactatggcagccagagaaggaggggcagaggctgtggccatgagagaaagaggaggagaggtcATGGCCaccaaagaaggaagagaggaggccgtggcagccagagaaggaggagcTGAGGACATGGCCACCAGAGAAGGAGCAGCAGAGACCATGTcagccagagaaggaggagcGGAGGCCGTGgcagccagagaaggaggagcagAGACCATAGTAgccagagaaagagaagcagaggcCGTGGCCAccagaggaggaagagcagaggcCGTGGCCaccagagaaagaggaggagaggccATGGCcaccagagaagggagaggggaggccgtggcagccagagaaggaggagtGGAGGCCATGGCCACCAGAGAAGGAGGAGCGGAGACCATGGCcaccagagaaggaggaggagagaccatagcagccagagaaggaggagtAAAGGCCGTGGCAgccagagaaagaggaggagagtcCGTGGCcactagagaaggaagaggggaggcTGTGGCAGCTAGAGAAGGAGGAGTGGAGGCCATAGCCAccaaagaaggaggaggagaggccatggcagccagagaaggaggagtagagaccacagcagccagagaaggaggagcGGAGGCCATGGCCaccagagaaagaggaggagaggccGTGGCCACCAGAGAAGGGGGCTGGCTCCTCAGAGACAGAGGAGTGGAGGCCATGACTGCCAAAGAAAATGAAGGGGATGCCATGGCCTCCAGAGAGGGAGGAGTGGAGGCCGTGGCCACCAGAGAAGGAGGAGCGGAGGCCATGGCTGCCAGAGAAGAGGAGTGGAGGCCATGGCCaccagagaaggaggagaggaggccgTGGCCACCAGAGAAGGAGGAGCAGAGGCCGTGGCCAccagagaaggaagaggggaggcTGTGGCCACCAGAGAAGGAGGAGTGGAGGCCATGGCCACCAGAGAAGGCTGCCCCTCAGAGATGGAGGAGGGAAGGTGCCAGGCTTCAAGGTGAGTCAGGGCACTGCCTGTGGCCAAGGCCACCACATCTGCAGGTCTGGCCCTGCCCCAGCCAGACGCTTGTGGGTCGTGGCTCAAGAGTGGGTGGAGTGAAAGCCACCCCAGCTCCTGCTCCATGACAAGCCCCCAGGAAGAGACACCCCAAGCAGCCCAGTTGGATGCCCTCTCTGGGGTCCTGAGTCAACTCAGACCTGGGACCTCCACACATCCAGCCTCCTCCACATGGGGTGGCCAGAATCATGCCCTCCCTGCCACCCACAGCCCCTGCACCATCTTGCCCTGTGCACGCTGTGACAGCCTCTGCCCACTTCTGTGCACCCCAGAGCAGAGGCCTGGAGGCTTGAGAGACAGGGAGAGCCTGATGTGGCCACAGGCGAGGCAACAGCAGAAGGGTTGCTGGCCACCGTCCTCAGGCGGGACGTCcacctggcctctgcctccctcgGAGCAAGACCAGCGGTGGGAAAGCCCCAGGGGAGAGACAGCCCTGGCAGTGCCACACCACACCAGGCTCAGTGCCCAGCCAGCGTCCATGGGGACCTTGGTCCCTGGAAAGAGATGAAGAGTGACCAGATGGCATTCATGCCCTGCCTCAGGAGTCCCCAGTCTAGAGTGCCAGGATGGCATTCACGCCCCTGCCTTGGCAGTCCCCAGTCTAGAGTGCCAGGATGGCATTCATGCCCCTGCCTCGGGAGTCCCCAGTCTGTCCCGTCCCAGAGCCCTCCCCTGGCCCTTCCAGCTGGAGAGCAGGACCCTGAAAACAGAGGGTGTTTGGGGCTTGGATTCCAGTTGGATTCCGAGGGGGAAGCTCCGGGAGGAGCAGGGCGTGGTTGATAGAGATGGACAGGGAGCGGGTCTCCACAGAATCCCACCGGGCCTGCCTGGAGCCGGCCCACCATAGGCTGGGCGCAAGGTGGGGCTTCCCGGGCCAGCAACTGAGGCTCAGCCCAGGGCGCTGAGCAGCCCACATTCAGATAGGGGAGTCTGGGCCAGGTGCTGAGGGGGTCCAGGTCCCCTCAGTCCAGGTCGCACTGCTGGTGACTGCTGTGTGACCTCTCAAAAGTCACTGAACCCCTCACCATGAAATGCAGGAATTATTCCTGcttagaaaatgttttagaatatcTTGGATTTCACAGACACCGTTTATTTATACAAAGTACAGAGCTTAGGGCTTCCCTCCTGGTGGAGATTTTCTAAATCTAGCTGTTGTTTCTTTAGGAATAATGGTCCCCCTCTTTCCCCACAGCATCCTGCTTTGGTGAAGCAGCTGCCACCTACGTCTCCAGCCCGAGCCTGACCTCGCTTTCTGGCCCCCACCACTGGCTCACCCCCAGCCCTAGCCACTTCCCCAGGTCTGTCTCCAGCACCCACTACCCTGCCAGCCTGGACATTGCCTTCGGGGACCCTTGCAGCCCCCAGGGCGGAAGGCCTCCTATCCTGAAGCTGTCTAGGGCCAGTCCCAGGCCAGACTCCCACCCAGGGAGCTCCAGCCCAGCAGAACTAGAGGCGGAACAAGGGGTGCTTGGTGGGGAGGCTGGCCAGAGCAGGGTGGGGTCCCCAGGGCTCTCCTCTCACGCGCTGTCCACTGTTCACATGAGGATGGAACCTACCTTCTCCAAGCAACTGCAGACAGACAGTGGACATGAGGACAGGAAGATCTCTGCAGACCAGGAGAACAGTCAGGACGAGGGCTGGACCATGAGGAGGGACAGGCCAGCCTCAGAAGGCTCTGAATTCCAGGGCACAGGGTGGCCCTGATAACCCTGCCCAGAGACACTCTGGGACGGGGCAGAACCCCGCACCCGGGCAGAGGAGCACTGGCGCTACCATCCAACCCACTCCAGGTTCAGGTGGGCACTCAGGAAGGCGCGGAGCCCCATTTCCTGCATGACTCCACCCGGGTTGACAGTGGAGGGACTTTCCACGTGCTGAAGGCAGACCCCAG encodes the following:
- the LOC141408250 gene encoding uncharacterized protein isoform X4, which codes for MNRFRSPGTCWCGNREANVFADRHAAGAASGRKPRRGRRGRDAVTHRDGRAPATQTGLPSMACGSSTLWASISGMEPLRQVLQKAKAVALYCSGPLWALKHFVTTGWTDAETECSQEAPGGAPFAGLINQGLTCYLNALLQCLFLTPEFRDRIQEKPWTSEPEQALGEIFRRLQRRCGPVPTSALTTCLGSVQQDVAEVFLLLLQHLGRDELQEVFQSEVEKIIQCLVCGHEEHIPSGGRMLILPLASHTQLCGLEGAGQKPGKPANPSSGVSQDTEVLSFSLIQKFDDEDNRFFCEPCNAKTPASEETRFLRLPKVLILQVRELTFENGRFHKIQKPINIAQVLKLHTSPRELTLPKCKASHSGTLTPNPEQRVYHLYAMCCHSGDCSGGHYTALAQPPGRAEWFRFNDQQVHCVGPEFPLHHTFRSETPYLLLYRCQDTEDRQEPEAPGPDNGDMRTMTDVAAPKEKVPCPGVEGETLKTDSATVCWGGHSQSLSPLQDDEPICHRQSPAKKYRRDMEPGLGDRGRASEHVDEEGPKAPPPGEQGEARGLPCGPQCSPEEELPAMGMRSSVAEDQALSHPVQGPAQPGKTRLRSKDGGAEAAREGVRLLGDREAEVMATRERGVEVAKEGGQLLRDGGLEVVASREGGGEVVAAREGGWLFRDRGVEAGTDRERKGEAVATKGGGETMAAREGEVEAMAAREGGAEAMATREGGAEAVAARERGAEAMAARAGGAEAMAAREGGAEAMAAREGGAEAVAAREGGAEAVATKGGGETMAAREGGAEAVATRERGGEAVATKEGRGEAVAAREGGAEAMAAREEGRETMAAREGGGETMAAREGGAEAVATRERGGEVMATKEGREEAVTAREGGAEDMATREGAAETMSAREGGAEAMATREGGGKTTAAREGGAKAVATRERGGEAMATREGRGEAVAAREGGAKAVAAREGGVETMAAREGGGETMAAREGGAEAVAMRERGGEVMATKEGREEAVAAREGGAEDMATREGAAETMSAREGGAEAVAAREGGAETIVAREREAEAVATRGGRAEAVATRERGGEAMATREGRGEAVAAREGGVEAMATREGGAETMATREGGGETIAAREGGVKAVAARERGGESVATREGRGEAVAAREGGVEAIATKEGGGEAMAAREGGVETTAAREGGAEAMATRERGGEAVATREWGWLLRDREVEAMTAKENEGDAMASREGGVEAIATREGGAETMATREGGGETIAAREGGVKAVAARERGGESVATREGRGEAVAAREGGVEAIATKEGGGEAMAAREGGIETMAAREGGAEAMATREEGRETMTAREGGGETMAAREGGAEAVATRERGGEVMATKEGREEAVTAREGGAEDMATREGAAETMSAREGGAEAMATREGGGKTTAAREGGAEAMATREGGGKTTAAREGGAKAVATRERGGEAMATREGRGEAVAAREGGVETMAAREGGGETMAAREGGAEAVAMRERGGEVMATKEGREEAVAAREGGAEDMATREGAAETMSAREGGAEAVAAREGGAETIVAREREAEAVATRGGRAEAVATRERGGEAMATREGRGEAVAAREGGVEAMATREGGAETMATREGGGETIAAREGGVKAVAARERGGESVATREGRGEAVAAREGGVEAIATKEGGGEAMAAREGGVETTAAREGGAEAMATRERGGEAVATREGGWLLRDRGVEAMTAKENEGDAMASREGGVEAVATREGGAEAMAAREEEWRPWPPEKEERRPWPPEKEEQRPWPPEKEEGRLWPPEKEEWRPWPPEKAAPQRWRREGARLQASCFGEAAATYVSSPSLTSLSGPHHWLTPSPSHFPRSVSSTHYPASLDIAFGDPCSPQGGRPPILKLSRASPRPDSHPGSSSPAELEAEQGVLGGEAGQSRVGSPGLSSHALSTVHMRMEPTFSKQLQTDSGHEDRKISADQENSQDEGWTMRRDRPASEGSEFQGTGWP
- the LOC141408250 gene encoding uncharacterized protein isoform X16; translation: MGTCWCGNREANVFADRHAAGAASGRKPRRGRRGRDAVTHRDGRGWTDAETECSQEAPGGAPFAGLINQGLTCYLNALLQCLFLTPEFRDRIQEKPWTSEPEQALGEIFRRLQRRCGPVPTSALTTCLGLHSSVQQDVAEVFLLLLQHLGRDELQEVFQSEVEKIIQCLVCGHEEHIPSGGRMLILPLASHTQLCGLEGAGQKPGKPANPSSGVSQDTEVLSFSLIQKFDDEDNRFFCEPCNAKTPASEETRFLRLPKVLILQVRELTFENGRFHKIQKPINIAQVLKLHTSPRELTLPKCKASHSGTLTPNPEQRVYHLYAMCCHSGDCSGGHYTALAQPPGRAEWFRFNDQQVHCVGPEFPLHHTFRSETPYLLLYRCQDTEDRCVPVWSPGWQEPEAPGPDNGDMRTMTDVAAPKEKVPCPGVEGETLKTDSATVCWGGHSQSLSPLQDDEPICHRQSPAKKYRRDMEPGLGDRGRASEHVDEEGPKAPPPGEQGEARGLPCGPQCSPEEELPAMGMRSSVAEDQALSHPVQGPAQPGKTRLRSKDGGAEAAREGVRLLGDREAEVMATRERGVEVAKEGGQLLRDGGLEVVASREGGGEVVAAREGGWLFRDRGVEAGTDRERKGEAVATKGGGETMAAREGEVEAMAAREGGAEAMATREGGAEAVAARERGAEAMAARAGGAEAMAAREGGAEAMAAREGGAEAVAAREGGAEAVATKGGGETMAAREGGAEAVATRERGGEAVATKEGRGEAVAAREGGAEAMAAREEGRETMAAREGGGETMAAREGGAEAVATRERGGEVMATKEGREEAVTAREGGAEDMATREGAAETMSAREGGAEAMATREGGGKTTAAREGGAKAVATRERGGEAMATREGRGEAVAAREGGAKAVAAREGGVETMAAREGGGETMAAREGGAEAVAMRERGGEVMATKEGREEAVAAREGGAEDMATREGAAETMSAREGGAEAVAAREGGAETIVAREREAEAVATRGGRAEAVATRERGGEAMATREGRGEAVAAREGGVEAMATREGGAETMATREGGGETIAAREGGVKAVAARERGGESVATREGRGEAVAAREGGVEAIATKEGGGEAMAAREGGVETTAAREGGAEAMATRERGGEAVATREWGWLLRDREVEAMTAKENEGDAMASREGGVEAIATREGGAETMATREGGGETIAAREGGVKAVAARERGGESVATREGRGEAVAAREGGVEAIATKEGGGEAMAAREGGIETMAAREGGAEAMATREEGRETMTAREGGGETMAAREGGAEAVATRERGGEVMATKEGREEAVTAREGGAEDMATREGAAETMSAREGGAEAMATREGGGKTTAAREGGAEAMATREGGGKTTAAREGGAKAVATRERGGEAMATREGRGEAVAAREGGVETMAAREGGGETMAAREGGAEAVAMRERGGEVMATKEGREEAVAAREGGAEDMATREGAAETMSAREGGAEAVAAREGGAETIVAREREAEAVATRGGRAEAVATRERGGEAMATREGRGEAVAAREGGVEAMATREGGAETMATREGGGETIAAREGGVKAVAARERGGESVATREGRGEAVAAREGGVEAIATKEGGGEAMAAREGGVETTAAREGGAEAMATRERGGEAVATREGGWLLRDRGVEAMTAKENEGDAMASREGGVEAVATREGGAEAMAAREEEWRPWPPEKEERRPWPPEKEEQRPWPPEKEEGRLWPPEKEEWRPWPPEKAAPQRWRREGARLQASCFGEAAATYVSSPSLTSLSGPHHWLTPSPSHFPRSVSSTHYPASLDIAFGDPCSPQGGRPPILKLSRASPRPDSHPGSSSPAELEAEQGVLGGEAGQSRVGSPGLSSHALSTVHMRMEPTFSKQLQTDSGHEDRKISADQENSQDEGWTMRRDRPASEGSEFQGTGWP